Part of the Methanosphaera sp. WGK6 genome is shown below.
TCTTCGGAATAATCTAAGGGAAATGTCATAAAGATATCAAAGTCTGCTTTATCAATAAGTGATGTTTTCTTAGCCATAGATCCTACAAGTCTACAATCTATTGTTACATTTTTTTCTTTAGCATAATCTAGGATAATATTTCGAAGTTTATCTGAAAAACTAAGTAATACTTTTCGTTCTTCTTCGGATGGTTTTATGGAATTTAATATTTGATTATATATAATATCACCTTGCATATTATTGAAATTAGTTTTTAAAATAATGTTTATAAAAAAAGTAGAAATAAGAAAATATTATATTTTCTTAGCACTTACGATTGTAATAGGATTCAATGCTTTCATCATTACTCCACGTTCAAGTACAGTTCCTCGTGATACATTTATAGTAACAACTTCTGGTTCTGCACCTAATTCTTTTAACATATGGACACTATCTGTAGCAGTTTCTAATACAATTGAAGTGATGATGATACGTCCTCCGACAGGTAGTTTAAGATATCCTGTTTCAATAATGTTATCTAGATTACCGCCACTTCCTCCAATCATGAGTTTGGTGAAGTCTTCAATTTCATCAAGTGCTTTTAATCCTTCTTCTTCAATCAATTCTACTTTGTTTTGAAGTCCAAATTTTTCAAGATTTTGACGTGTTGTAGTAATAGCATCAGGATTCATGTCAATACTATATACTTTTTTGGCACGTTTTGCAAATTCGAGAGTTAAACCACCAGTTCCACATCCAACATCAACAACAACATCTTCATCAGTTAATCTAACTTTACTAATTACTAATGCGCGTATTTCTTCTTTTGTAGGTCCTGGAACTTTTTTTGTTTTCATGAATTCATCATCAGGTGTTATTTCGAAATACATATAAAGTCTCCTAAATTATTATCTTGTTATATAATGCTATTGTTTCCATTTATTAAATAAATTATTATCAATATTTAATATGTCTAAAATTTTTCCTAATATAAAATTGATTTGTTCATCAATATTTTGTGGTTTATGATAGAATCCGGGCATTGCAGGTAAGATAATTCCACCTTCTTTACTTATTGTTAACATGTTTTCTAGGTGGATTGTTCTAAGTGGTGTTTCTCGTGGTACTATTATAAGTGTTCTTCTTTCTTTTAATGTTACATCAGCAACCCTTGTTATTGAATTGTCTGCATAACCATTACTGATTGCAGATAATGTTTTCATACTTGTTGGTATTATGATTGTAGCATCAAATTTGAATGAACCACTGTTTATTATAGCATTGAGATCTTTTTCTTCATAATTAAAATTAGCTATAGATTTGACGTTATCTACTGTGTATTCTGTTTCATATTCAATTATATCTTTAGCTATAGTTGATATCACGAGATGAGTTTCAATTCTTTCTTTTTTTAATTCTTCAAGTAATCTAATTCCATAAATTACTCCACTAGCTCCAGTTATACAAACAACAATCTTCATTTTCATCACTTATAAATTAAATTCTGCTTCTGTTTTATAAATAGGACCATTTGGCGTGAGTTGACTTGATTTAAGACAAATTTTACTTACTTCCATTTTACCATGATAATTATATTGAATATTATTTAATGTTTCTGTTAATTTAGTAATATTTTTAATCTCTTTCACACGTCCTATTGTTATGTGAGGAATAATATTTCGTTCTTTTTTAAATCCTATTTTGTTAAATGAGTCATCTAATTCTTTTATAATATTGATTGTATTTTTATTTTTATCTTTAGCTCCGGTCCATATAACTTTAGGATGTGTAATATTAGGAAATGTTCCTATTTTAGCTAATTTTAATGTATATGGATTATAATGAGGTGTTGTTTGGTTAATAAGGTTAGTTATTTGTTTTTGTTTTCTTTCATTAATATCTCCAAAGAATTTAAGTGTTAAGTGTAAATTTTCATTTTCAACATATTTGATTTGGGCACTTTCTGATTCTTGGAGTATTTGCTGTGTTTTATTAATATTTGTTTTTAAATAGTCATTTAATTCAATAGCTAAAAAGGCACGCATAAATACATCTCCCTTATAAATTCAAAAATAAAAAAAAAGGTTGACAGAGTTAATCTATCAATAAAAAAAGAGGTTGTTTTAAAAATTATTTTTCAATAATTTGCTCTTCAATTGCCATTCCAAAATGTCTTGCACCTTCACTGAAGTATGCAAGAAGTTTATCTCCAACAGCTAATTTTGCTACAGAAATAGGTTCACCCTTATCAGTTACAAGTCTGATGGTTTCAGCATTTTGTACTAATGTTCTTATTTTTACTCCTTCATATTCTGCTTCAATGAGTAATAATGGACGTTTTTCTATTTTCACACGGCCGACTATTGCTGTTGTAGCTTCACCTTTAGCATTCACTGTAAGAACTTCATCACCAGCTTCTAATTCAGAAAGATATCTAGTTTTGTTTCCTGGTGTCATTACATATGCTTGTACAGGACCTGCATTTACTCTAAATGGTCTTGCAGCAACATATTCACTTTCTATGCTTTCACTATGTACGAGGAATAATCCTGTTGCAAATGATCCAATAAGTATGCCTTCTCCAATGTTCATCATTGAACAAGTATCGACACATGCTCGGTCACCAATACCTACTGGTTCTACTTTTGTGACAGTAGCTATTTTCAAATCAAAGGTTTCTTTTGATGTTTTTTCAATTAGTTCGCCTAATTTTCTTATTTCTTTTCCATCATTTGAAGAAAGAAGTACTCCATCAGAACCATGTTCCATAGTTTCAAGAGCTAGTTTTGCTTCTTCATATGTTGCTACATCAACCATTATCTTAGAGTTACGGTTTTGAAGGCTAGCGATAATATTTTCAAGAGGAATAACTTTCCAATTTTTACCTTTTAATATAACATAGTCTGCAACAGTTCCTAATTTAGAAACTAATTCTTCATCAGATTTGTTATTAATTTCTACATATGCAGCTACTTCTTTACCTTTTGCTTGTGCTTTTCTAACATCTGCTACAGTTACTTTTTCATTAATTCCAAGTAATGTTATTGCAGAATCATCTTTGTCAGAAATT
Proteins encoded:
- the cbiT gene encoding precorrin-6Y C5,15-methyltransferase (decarboxylating) subunit CbiT, with amino-acid sequence MYFEITPDDEFMKTKKVPGPTKEEIRALVISKVRLTDEDVVVDVGCGTGGLTLEFAKRAKKVYSIDMNPDAITTTRQNLEKFGLQNKVELIEEEGLKALDEIEDFTKLMIGGSGGNLDNIIETGYLKLPVGGRIIITSIVLETATDSVHMLKELGAEPEVVTINVSRGTVLERGVMMKALNPITIVSAKKI
- a CDS encoding UbiX family flavin prenyltransferase, with the protein product MKIVVCITGASGVIYGIRLLEELKKERIETHLVISTIAKDIIEYETEYTVDNVKSIANFNYEEKDLNAIINSGSFKFDATIIIPTSMKTLSAISNGYADNSITRVADVTLKERRTLIIVPRETPLRTIHLENMLTISKEGGIILPAMPGFYHKPQNIDEQINFILGKILDILNIDNNLFNKWKQ
- the thpR gene encoding RNA 2',3'-cyclic phosphodiesterase, whose product is MRAFLAIELNDYLKTNINKTQQILQESESAQIKYVENENLHLTLKFFGDINERKQKQITNLINQTTPHYNPYTLKLAKIGTFPNITHPKVIWTGAKDKNKNTINIIKELDDSFNKIGFKKERNIIPHITIGRVKEIKNITKLTETLNNIQYNYHGKMEVSKICLKSSQLTPNGPIYKTEAEFNL
- a CDS encoding 3-dehydroquinate synthase II; protein product: MKFAWIRPNGTWNDRKDAIVHALESGFEYIMDFDNADTIKELGNVSIISDKDDSAITLLGINEKVTVADVRKAQAKGKEVAAYVEINNKSDEELVSKLGTVADYVILKGKNWKVIPLENIIASLQNRNSKIMVDVATYEEAKLALETMEHGSDGVLLSSNDGKEIRKLGELIEKTSKETFDLKIATVTKVEPVGIGDRACVDTCSMMNIGEGILIGSFATGLFLVHSESIESEYVAARPFRVNAGPVQAYVMTPGNKTRYLSELEAGDEVLTVNAKGEATTAIVGRVKIEKRPLLLIEAEYEGVKIRTLVQNAETIRLVTDKGEPISVAKLAVGDKLLAYFSEGARHFGMAIEEQIIEK